Proteins co-encoded in one Candidatus Blochmannia sp. SNP genomic window:
- the ung gene encoding uracil-DNA glycosylase, which yields MKELTWRYFLSEEKKLSYFKNILFALEEQKKKGIVFYPKQKDIFNAFRFTSFESVKVVIIGQDPYHGPNQAHGLAFSVLPGVLIPPSLRNIYKELMSDIPNFVIPSHGCLKSWAKEGVLLLNSILTVESGKSYSHANIGWELFTDKVIRILNIYKEKIIFMLWGRYAQKKGNIINQKKHHILIASHPSPISAQHGFLGCRHFSRANMFLMQHDIQVIDWQPKIIDYEV from the coding sequence ATGAAGGAATTGACTTGGCGATATTTTTTATCAGAAGAAAAAAAATTATCTTATTTTAAGAATATATTATTTGCTTTAGAGGAACAGAAAAAAAAAGGAATTGTTTTTTATCCAAAACAAAAAGATATTTTTAATGCATTTCGTTTTACTAGTTTTGAATCTGTTAAAGTTGTTATTATAGGACAAGATCCTTACCATGGGCCAAATCAAGCGCATGGGCTTGCTTTTTCTGTATTACCTGGTGTTTTAATACCTCCTTCGTTAAGAAATATTTATAAAGAACTCATGTCTGATATACCAAATTTTGTTATACCAAGTCATGGTTGTTTAAAAAGCTGGGCAAAGGAAGGGGTATTGTTACTGAATAGTATTTTGACTGTTGAATCAGGAAAAAGTTATTCTCATGCTAATATTGGATGGGAATTATTTACAGATAAAGTAATACGTATACTTAATATTTATAAAGAAAAAATTATATTTATGTTATGGGGGCGGTATGCTCAAAAGAAAGGGAATATTATTAATCAAAAAAAACATCATATTTTAATTGCATCTCATCCTTCGCCTATATCAGCTCAACATGGATTTTTAGGATGTCGGCATTTTTCTAGAGCTAATATGTTTTT
- the lepA gene encoding translation elongation factor 4, translated as MKYIRNFSIIAHIDHGKSTLSDRFIQTCGGLSAREMTPQVLDSMELERERGITIKSQNVTLNYTSKHGQSYQLNLIDTPGHVDFSYEVSRSLAACEGALLVVDVTQGVEAQTVANYQIATEMNLKVIIVLNKIDLSTADPIRVSQEIKNIIGIDADNAIKCSAKTGYGIPKLLERLICDIPYPQGDSHAPLQALIIDSWFNKYLGIVSLVCIKNGKLNKGDILQSINTGQKYTVDQMGIFTPKQVKREMLNCGEVGWLVCTNKNIIRTPVGDTLTLSTRPANNTCHNFKKLQPYVYAGLFPVGSKNQKIFHDALFKLSLNDASLFYEPERSEILGLGFRCGFLGLLHMEIIQERLKREYSLNLIVTAPMVVYEILTIDNQIIYIDSPSKLLALTKIKEIREPIVLCNILLPKKYIGEIISLCIKKRGTQISMKYHDNQIMITYELPMSETILDFFDQIKSASRGYASFEYKFSHFQISNIVCVEILVNKQRIDELSVITHQKKSIYHGHTLVKKLQKLIPRQQFEIVIQAAIGKRIISRNTVKQLRKNVLKKCHGGDVTRKKKLLYNQKEGKKRMKKIGNITIPHTVFLEIFDVNNNKKNN; from the coding sequence ATAAAATACATACGTAATTTTTCTATTATTGCACACATTGATCATGGAAAATCAACATTATCTGATCGATTTATTCAAACTTGTGGAGGACTAAGCGCACGTGAAATGACACCTCAAGTATTAGATTCTATGGAATTAGAACGAGAACGTGGAATTACAATAAAATCACAAAACGTAACACTAAATTATACCTCTAAACATGGCCAATCTTATCAATTAAATCTTATCGACACTCCAGGACATGTTGATTTCTCTTATGAAGTATCTCGATCTCTAGCAGCATGCGAAGGCGCTTTATTAGTAGTAGATGTTACACAAGGAGTTGAAGCGCAAACTGTAGCTAATTATCAAATTGCTACAGAAATGAATTTAAAAGTTATTATAGTATTAAATAAAATCGATTTATCAACAGCTGATCCTATCCGAGTATCTCAAGAAATTAAAAATATTATCGGAATTGATGCAGATAATGCAATAAAATGTTCAGCTAAGACTGGCTATGGCATTCCAAAATTACTAGAACGTTTAATTTGTGATATTCCATATCCTCAAGGAGACTCACATGCTCCTCTACAAGCACTAATTATTGATTCTTGGTTTAATAAATATTTAGGAATTGTATCATTAGTATGCATTAAAAACGGAAAATTAAATAAAGGCGATATATTACAATCCATAAATACGGGGCAAAAATACACTGTTGATCAAATGGGAATTTTCACTCCAAAACAAGTAAAACGTGAAATGTTAAATTGTGGAGAAGTAGGTTGGTTAGTTTGTACCAACAAAAATATTATACGCACTCCTGTAGGAGATACATTAACTCTGTCAACTCGACCCGCAAACAATACGTGCCATAATTTCAAAAAACTGCAACCTTACGTTTATGCAGGATTATTTCCTGTAGGCTCTAAAAATCAAAAAATTTTTCATGATGCTTTATTTAAACTTAGTTTAAATGATGCTTCTTTATTTTATGAACCAGAAAGATCAGAAATTTTAGGTTTGGGTTTTCGTTGTGGATTCCTTGGATTATTACACATGGAAATTATACAAGAAAGATTAAAACGTGAATATTCTCTTAATCTAATTGTTACAGCTCCAATGGTAGTTTACGAAATATTAACTATTGATAACCAAATAATATACATAGATAGCCCATCAAAACTACTCGCTTTAACAAAAATTAAAGAAATACGTGAACCTATTGTTTTATGTAATATATTACTTCCAAAAAAATATATTGGAGAAATTATTTCCCTATGTATTAAAAAAAGAGGCACTCAAATTTCCATGAAATATCATGATAATCAGATCATGATAACTTACGAATTACCTATGTCTGAAACAATATTAGATTTTTTTGATCAGATAAAATCTGCATCCCGTGGATATGCCTCATTTGAATATAAATTCAGTCATTTTCAAATATCAAATATAGTATGTGTAGAAATATTGGTTAATAAACAACGTATTGACGAGTTGTCAGTAATCACTCATCAAAAAAAATCTATATATCATGGACATACTTTAGTTAAAAAATTACAAAAATTAATACCAAGACAACAATTTGAAATTGTCATTCAAGCAGCTATTGGCAAACGAATAATATCTCGCAACACTGTTAAGCAATTACGAAAAAATGTTTTAAAAAAATGTCATGGAGGCGATGTAACTCGAAAGAAAAAATTATTGTATAATCAAAAAGAAGGAAAAAAACGCATGAAAAAAATAGGTAACATTACCATACCACATACTGTGTTTCTAGAAATTTTTGATGTCAATAACAATAAAAAAAATAACTGA